One stretch of Hypomesus transpacificus isolate Combined female unplaced genomic scaffold, fHypTra1 scaffold_170, whole genome shotgun sequence DNA includes these proteins:
- the LOC124489098 gene encoding complement C1q-like protein 2, with protein sequence MTTITNQLSCELTLHTVLRELGAMGERLETAVRALEDMKVKMEASKSQVSTLNTAVNELKRINQERPHVAFSATLGGGSDVKIGPFNKDYPLVFRRVLINIGNSYNPSSGMFTALVRGIYHFTFTAFDWDVTGGSLTKNGQKIVSWYDNGEGSAKSSSNSATLMLEVGEQVNVMLWKGLHISDNVNHYSSFSGFLLFPMKENM encoded by the exons atgaCCACAATAACAAACCAGCTGAGCTGTGAACTGACCCTCCACACGGTGCTGAGAGAGCTGGGAGCcatgggggagaggctggagacggCTGTCAGAGCCCTGGAAGACATGAAAGTGAAGATGGAAGCCAGCAAGAGCCAAGTGTCAACACTGAACACTGCGGTGAATGAACTAAAGAGAATAAATCAAG AGAGACCTCACGTGGCATTTTCTGCAACACTGGGAGGGGGTTCTGATGTTAAAATTGGACCGTTTAATAAAGATTATCCCCTTGTCTTCCGGCGTGTTCTCATAAACATTGGGAATTCCTACAATCCATCCTCAG GAATGTTTACTGCCCTAGTCAGAGGAATCTACCATTTTACCTTTACTGCTTTTGACTGGGATGTCACAGGAGGCAGTTTGACCAAAAATGGACAGAAAATTGTGTCTTGGTACGACAATGGAGAAGGAAGTGCCAAGTCCTCGTCCAACAGCGCCACCCTCATGTTAGAAGTGGGAGAGCAGGTTAATGTAATGCTTTGGAAAGGACTTCACATTAGTGATAATGTCAACCACTACTCCTCATTCAGtggttttcttctctttcccaTGAAGGAAAACATGTGA
- the LOC124489072 gene encoding kelch-like protein 33 has product MSERDFFPEGLVGKGALRDGVMHCRSSNHGDDISMRKVYGRQTYAKELFQTLEGFRDSSLLTDLTLSTEDGLSFQVHSPVLAAVSSLVHHSLQDGDAEWEKRGGSVDGDTQREVSMVLGPGMDRVGLAGVLEFAYTGVIAALNTGNLVQIQTAAQVLGVPRVLELCREEEEKMKIGGQKKTEERKISAAEQMEISLQSIRQLWTQRVGCDVVLGVDGTSFYAHRVVLAASSAYFRAMFTSGMKESQQYCVTLPFLLASELEILIGCSHSGSLSLNWDCVFEVGCTALRLQFQAAFSLCIDFLQQEIGINSCLDVASFAEEFGMADLLKTADNFVLRNFNKVSVTEKFKDLPFKKLRKFLRSLYLCVSSELVVFKAVVSWIEVNPMTSHRLIRELLKTVLFPLMTFTDFKEIKAMKIWTDCNSVYLLKTFLKKFWSYRFASDNHYRIYLPTETLVLVGGNQFCEDTQVHIPSQELWFGNSLRNHIGIVKSVEWRKLGEIPETPRVSHEVVVLEGKLFVVGGRKFWNRSDALSSAWRYDPATNEWQKLADMQEPRFSFSVVAVDGLIYAIGGDFEYQANFDRVDRYCPKTDSWSSCKPLDSALSGHSASVLDGQIFISGGFNCNYECQVSMFLYHPERGTTYLTDMIQPRALHCMETLNNRLYVTGGISADAQRGYFDQLSCEVYDPGRDSWSSISPLTVPHVGPASAVLEGKLYVLGGYCQEDNRESKLVHRYDPSSQCWENMGSMPGPSIALQACVLSLPAHLRQLPH; this is encoded by the exons ATGAGTGAAAGGGATTTTTTTCCAGAGGGTTTAGTCGGGAAAGGAGCTCTAAGGGACGGAGTGATGCATTGTCGGAGCAGTAACCATGGAGATGACATAAGCATGAGAAAAGTGTATGGTAGACAAACGTACGCTAAAGAGCTCTTCCAGACCTTGGAGGGTTTCAGGGACTCCTCTCTGCTCACTGACCTGACTCTGAGCACTGAGGATGGGCTGAGCTTCCAGGTCCACTCCCCTGTCCTGGCTGCTGTCAGCTCCCTGGTCCACCACAGTCTGCAGGACGGGGATGCAGagtgggagaagaggggaggatctGTTGAtggtgacacacagagagaggtgtcGATGGTTCTGGGTCCTGGGATGGACCGTGTAGGGCTGGCGGGGGTGCTGGAGTTTGCCTACACTGGGGTCATAGCAGCCTTGAACACAGGAAATCTGGTCCAGATCCAGACTGCAGCTCAAGTACTGGGAGTTCCCAGAGTTCTGGAGCTctgtagagaggaagaggagaagatgaagataggaggacagaagaagacagaggagaggaaaatcTCAGCTGCAGAACAGATGGAGATCAGTCTTCAGTCCATCAGACAGCTGTGGACACAGAGAGTAGGCTGTGATGTCGTACTGGGGGTGGATGGAACTTCTTTTTATG CTCACAGAGTTGTCCTGGCTGCCAGTAGTGCTTATTTCAGAGCAATGTTCACCAGTGGGATGAAAGAATCCCAGCAGTACTGTGTGACTCTCCCCTTCCTGTTGGCATCGGAGCTGGAGATCCTGATTGGTTGCTCGCACAGCGGGTCACTTTCTCTCAATTGGGACTGTGTCTTTGAGGTCGGCTGCACCGCCCTCCGGCTACAGTTCCAGGCCGCCTTCTCACTGTGCATCGACTTCCTGCAACAGGAAATAGGCATCAACTCCTGCCTGGATGTGGCGTCCTTCGCTGAGGAGTTTGGGATGGCAGATCTTCTCAAAACAGCCGACAACTTTGTCCTCCGGAACTTCAATAAGGTCTCAGTCACAGAGAAGTTCAAAGACTTGCCCTTTAAAAAGCTTCGTAAGTTCCTGAGAAGCCTTTACCTCTGTGTGTCTTCTGAACTTGTCGTATTTAAGGCAGTGGTGTCCTGGATCGAGGTCAATCCCATGACCAGTCATAGACTGATTAGAGAGCTGCTGAAAACTGTTCTGTTCCCTTTAATGACCTTCACAGACTTTAAAGAGATCAAAGCCATGAAAATATGGACTGATTGCAACTCTGTTTATCTCTTGAAGACCTTTCTGAAAAAATTCTGGTCTTATCGCTTTGCCTCAGACAACCATTACAGGATCTACCTACCCACAGAGACATTGGTCTTGGTAGGTGGAAACCAGTTCTGTGAGGATACACAGGTACATATTCCTAGCCAAGaattgtggtttggtaattccCTGAGGAACCATATTGGCATTGTGAAGAGTGTGGAGTGGAGGAAGCTGGGAGAGATACCAGAGACACCCAGGGTTAGTCATGAGGTGGTGGTTCTGGAGGGGAAGTTGTTCGTGGTCGGAGGCAGGAAGTTCTGGAATAGATCGGACGCCCTGAGCTCAGCCTGGCG GTACGACCCAGCTACAAATGAATGGCAGAAGCTGGCCGACATGCAGGAGCCAAGGTTCTCCTTCTCTGTGGTTGCTGTGGATGGTTTGATATATGCCATAGGAGGAGACTTCGAATACCAGGCTAACTTTGACAGGGTGGATCGCTACTGCCCAAAGACAGACTCCTGGAG CTCCTGCAAACCTCTGGACTCTGCCTTGAGCGGCCACTCTGCCTCAGTGCTGGACGGCCAGATCTTCATCTCAGGAGGCTTCAACTGCAACTATGAGTGTCAAGTGTCCATGTTCCTCTACCACCCAGAGAGAGGAACCACCTACCTGACTGACATGATCCAACCCCGGGCCTTACACTGCATGGAGACCCTCAATAACCGCCTGTACGTGACAGGTGGTATCTCCGCTGATGCCCAGAGGGGCTACTTTGACCAGCTGTCCTGTGAGGTGTACGACCCTGGGAGGGACTCCTGGAGCTCCATCTCCCCCCTGACCGTCCCTCACGTTGGCCCAGCCTCGGCAGTCCTGGAGGGGAAGCTGTACGTGCTGGGAGGGTACTGCCAGGAGGACAACAGGGAGTCCAAGCTGGTGCACCGCTACGATCCCAGCAGCCAGTGCTGGGAGAACATGGGCAGTATGCCTGGACCCAGCATCGCTTTACAAGCATGTGTGCTTTCCCTGCCGGCACATCTGAGACAATTACCTCATTAA